The following proteins are co-located in the Tistrella bauzanensis genome:
- the aroB gene encoding 3-dehydroquinate synthase, giving the protein MTAAASAIASLPPTGDLVTIPGIAAPARRVHVPLGDRAYDIMVGGGVLAATGRLVRDLTGARRAAVVTDETVATHHLARLRTALDDAGIDHQAIILPPGEGTKRFGELERLLDRLLASGIERGQPVIALGGGVVGDLSGFAAAVLRRGTCFVQVPTTLLAQVDSSVGGKTGINTPHGKNLIGAFHQPAVVIADTDLLSTLPARELRAGYAEVVKYGAIDDAPFFDWLETRGTEVLSTAGGARDQAVARSCAAKARIVAADETETGQRALLNLGHTFGHAFEAVAGYDGRLLHGEAVAIGMVLAFRLSVRRGLCPAADLERLTRHLAAAGLPVRPRDVTGVTWTVDGLMAPIAQDKKAREGRVRYILARGIGRSFIADDVAPAEVATLIGDVLAGRTDADTSDASPQIVSAG; this is encoded by the coding sequence ATGACCGCCGCCGCATCCGCCATCGCCTCTCTGCCACCCACCGGTGATCTGGTCACGATCCCCGGCATCGCCGCGCCGGCGCGGCGGGTGCATGTGCCGCTGGGCGACCGCGCCTATGACATCATGGTCGGCGGCGGCGTGCTGGCCGCGACCGGCCGGCTGGTGCGCGATCTGACCGGCGCCCGCCGCGCCGCGGTGGTGACCGACGAGACGGTGGCCACCCATCATCTGGCCCGCTTGCGCACCGCCCTCGACGATGCCGGCATCGACCATCAGGCGATCATCCTGCCGCCGGGCGAGGGCACCAAACGGTTCGGCGAGCTGGAACGCCTGCTGGACCGGCTGCTGGCAAGCGGCATCGAGCGTGGCCAGCCGGTGATCGCGCTGGGTGGCGGCGTGGTTGGCGACCTGTCGGGCTTCGCCGCCGCCGTGCTGCGCCGCGGCACCTGCTTCGTACAGGTGCCGACCACCCTGCTGGCCCAGGTCGACAGCTCGGTCGGCGGCAAGACCGGCATCAATACCCCCCATGGCAAGAACCTGATCGGCGCCTTCCATCAGCCGGCGGTGGTGATTGCCGATACCGATCTTCTGTCCACCCTGCCCGCCCGCGAACTCCGCGCCGGTTATGCCGAGGTGGTGAAATACGGCGCCATCGACGATGCGCCGTTCTTCGACTGGCTTGAGACCCGGGGCACCGAGGTGCTGAGCACGGCCGGCGGCGCCCGCGATCAGGCGGTCGCCCGGTCCTGCGCCGCCAAGGCGCGGATCGTCGCCGCCGACGAAACCGAAACCGGCCAGCGCGCCCTGCTCAATCTGGGGCACACCTTCGGCCATGCCTTCGAGGCGGTCGCCGGCTATGACGGCCGGCTGCTGCATGGCGAGGCGGTGGCCATCGGCATGGTTCTGGCCTTCCGGCTGTCGGTGCGCCGGGGCCTGTGCCCGGCAGCCGATCTGGAGCGGCTGACCCGGCATCTGGCCGCCGCCGGCCTGCCGGTCCGCCCGCGGGACGTCACCGGGGTGACCTGGACGGTCGACGGGCTGATGGCCCCCATCGCCCAGGACAAGAAGGCTCGCGAAGGCCGTGTGCGCTATATTCTGGCACGCGGCATCGGCCGGAGCTTCATCGCCGACGATGTGGCGCCGGCCGAGGTCGCGACCCTGATCGGCGATGTGCTGGCCGGCCGCACGGACGCAGACACGTCAGACGCCAGCCCCCAGATAGTGTCGGCCGGATGA